CACGTATAATCCAATTATCCTCTTTTTGAGGTGGTTGGATTATCTTCCTTTCTCCCAACCTTTTTGTTGGGGTAATCTATATTACTCCGTTATAATAAATAAGCACTGTGGATTTGTTTCTATTTTCCTACAGCTTTGATTTGACTGTTTAGAGGTGACTCAGACCACAGCTTTTCGTCTTCACTGGTAATTAGTTAGTTAACGCATTGACGTTTATATTTACGTGAATACATAGCCGGAATCCTTGTGGAAAACAACAGTGCAAAATATTATTTTAGGAGGTATCTTTTATGTACTTTGTTGGAATCGACATTTCCAAGTACAAACACGACTGTTTCATTACTACTGAAACAGGGGATATCGTTTGTAATTCTTTTACCATCATGAACAACCATGATGGTTTTGAAGAACTTCTTTCAGTTCTAAGTTCTCTTAATCCTAAAGAGCAAATAAGAATAGGGTTTGAATCTACCGGTCATTATGCCTTAAACCTGAAGTTATTCCTTGAAAAAGCCCACTACAGCTTCATGGAATTTAACCCTGTTCTTCTTGCTAAGTTTAACAAGTCTCAGTCTTTAAGGCGTACCAAAACGGATACAATAGATTCTGTCTCTATTGCCCGATGGTTAATGACGGTTGAATACAAACCCCATCCAGTAGGATTTTACCATACATATTCGCTTAAGTCATTAACTCGCCTTCGAAATTCTCTTGTAAAACAGCGAAGCTTTTACATTATAAAAATAACAAATGTCCTAGATCATATATTCCCTGAGTTTAAACCATTTTTTAATAATCGTTTTAGCAAGACAGCACTCTATCTTTTAGAAAACTATAGAACAGCCGAAAAAATGGCTCGTATGAATTCTCAATCCTACGATAACCTCCGTCGCATTTCTAGAGGTAAGTTCTCTATGCAGAAATTTCTAAAGTTAAAGGAATTGGCAAGGAATACCGT
This genomic window from Vallitalea okinawensis contains:
- a CDS encoding IS110 family RNA-guided transposase, giving the protein MYFVGIDISKYKHDCFITTETGDIVCNSFTIMNNHDGFEELLSVLSSLNPKEQIRIGFESTGHYALNLKLFLEKAHYSFMEFNPVLLAKFNKSQSLRRTKTDTIDSVSIARWLMTVEYKPHPVGFYHTYSLKSLTRLRNSLVKQRSFYIIKITNVLDHIFPEFKPFFNNRFSKTALYLLENYRTAEKMARMNSQSYDNLRRISRGKFSMQKFLKLKELARNTVGSDNELFVSQLNSLMTLYKQAAHEVNSLETQIISLIEEIKPKSLTIPGIGSLSVAVIYAEYGDLSKFSSPSQMLSFAGLEPSYYQSGTFEHGGHMVKRGSSHLRYTLMNLCIPLIQHNMVFAEYYAKKRTEGKTHRVACSHLIKKLIRVIFTLEKNGIDFDPTKLR